In one window of Camelina sativa cultivar DH55 chromosome 15, Cs, whole genome shotgun sequence DNA:
- the LOC104746538 gene encoding uncharacterized protein LOC104746538, with product MEPIQNHPHHPKHSLRLQANYSTHKTCAYLPSIIRISRHEHRLSFTSSLTPEKWLCGVCRGKIDTNYGRYYCVKGCIYGVHSKCATRKDVWDGKELDGQQEDPYEDIIKSFDEISDGIIRHFSHQNHHMRLDDETNRKFDENKRCQACTLAICDEIIYSCMQCDFILHQECAHLSRKKQHATHPHPLRLQVDDIEDSLICEACKRESNGFAYLCCEERCDFILDVRCASLSETCDRRCHPHPLFLTSDPQTSQSCSICNKLRRHRLNCGECGFVMCFKCATLPNKLRYKHDEHFLIFSYDKKVKGQYLCDACEKEADPNKGIYMCKNCNVILHIKCLLGDKVMYMMPGKRIIFRQLKIDILLNNRLTRDICSQCNKRCKNKVVYKIFDREILCSFCCVLNRKP from the exons ATGGAGCCGATACAAAATCACCCGCATCATCCAAAACATTCTCTCCGACTTCAAGCTAATTATTCGA CCCATAAAACTTGTGCTTACTTGCCATCCATCATAAGAATATCACGTCATGAACACCGCCTCTCTTTCACTTCTTCACTAACTCCTGAAAAATGGTTGTGTGGAGTGTGTCGTGGGAAGATAGACACAAATTATGGAAGATATTATTGCGTCAAGGGTTGCATTTATGGTGTTCATTCTAAATGTGCAACCAGAAAAGATGTATGGGATGGAAAAGAACTTGATGGACAACAAGAAGATCCATATGAAGATATTATTAAGTCGTTCGATGAGATAAGTGATGGAATCATACGACATTTcagtcatcaaaatcatcaTATGAGACTCGACGATGAGACCAATAGAAAATTTGACGAGAACAAACGTTGTCAAGCATGCACACTTGCTATCTGTGATGAAATTATTTACAGCTGCATGCAATGTGATTTTATCCTCCATCAAGAATGTGCCCATCTTTCTCGTAAGAAACAACATGCGACGCATCCTCATCCCCTTAGGCTACAAGTGGATGATATAGAGGATTCACTCATATGTGAAGCTTGTAAGCGTGAAAGCAATGGGTTCGCATACTTGTGTTGTGAGGAGAGATGCGATTTCATATTAGACGTACGTTGTGCTTCTTTATCCGAGACATGTGATCGTCGATGTCATCCACATCCCTTGTTTCTTACATCTGACCCTCAAACTTCACAAAGTTGTTCGATTTGCAATAAACTTAGACGCCATCGTCTAAACTGTGGAGAATGTGGTTTTGTCATGTGTTTTAAATGTGCAACATTACCTAATAAGCTAAGGTACAAGCATGATGaacattttctcattttttcttatGATAAGAAAGTAAAGGGTCAGTATTTGTGTGATGCTTGTGAAAAAGAAGCTGATCCGAATAAAGGGATTTATATGTGCAAGAATTGCAATGTCATACTGCATATTAAATGCTTACTTGGAGATAAGGTCATGTATATGATGCCTGGTAAAAGAATCATCTTTCGTCAATTAAAGATTGATATTCTTCTCAATAATCGTCTTACTCGCGACATATGCAGCCAATGCAATAAACGTTGTAAAAATAAAGTCgtctacaaaatatttgatagagAAATATTATGCTCTTTTTGCTGTGTGTTAAATCGTAAACCTTAA